The DNA sequence GTATCATCAAGAATGACCTCGGTAAGTTCCCTCCGGTAGAAATAATCGTTGCCCTCAAGGCGATCAAGCTCTTCCCAGACAGAAGGATCAACCTTGAACAGTTCACCCTTGACCTTCCGCCCCTCGCCGCGTACTGCCCCCAGGTACGGATCGGTAACCCTGTACAGGCGCAGTCCTTCCGCGGTAGCCGTTCCCAGGAAAATACTCCCCCTCAGCAGTGCGGAATTGCTTTTTCCCCTCATGAGGCTTCCGTACACAAAGATTTTGTTGTTCACCTGTTCCCACCTTCCGCCGCATTTGTTTACCTCCCCGTGTCGGGGTAATCCTGATCATGCATTGATAAGTGCTTTCCAGCGGCTGGACAGATCATGCAGGTATTGATTGATCTCCTCTTCCAGAACATGTTCGGCGCCGGCATGAGTGGCGTGCGCCCCGCATTCCGCCACCATCTTGCGGAGAGAATCCGGCTCATCTATGATCGGGCAGGGAGCCAGATGATTATCATTGAAAGGCTGCCCCCCCTGGTAAGCCCTGAAAAAAGAGTTCTGCAGAACCTCCTTCAAGCTTTTTTCCCTGATGTTATCGACGGCAAAATGCACAAAAGCGCAGGGCTCCACCTCGCCGGCAGCGTTGATGTGAAAATACTGCCGCCCTCCGGCAATGCACCCCTCGGTGTACTGGCCGTCATTCCAGAAATCGAGGATAAATA is a window from the Bacillota bacterium genome containing:
- a CDS encoding gamma-glutamylcyclotransferase; translated protein: MNNKIFVYGSLMRGKSNSALLRGSIFLGTATAEGLRLYRVTDPYLGAVRGEGRKVKGELFKVDPSVWEELDRLEGNDYFYRRELTEVILDDTGERTRAWVYLWLQDVDPRMEVPYELQPWS